A single window of Martelella sp. NC20 DNA harbors:
- a CDS encoding sugar ABC transporter ATP-binding protein — translation MSEASERAAEDRDIIVRLEGVSKSFPGVRALSDVSLTVRAGEVHALTGENGSGKSTLSKLIAGLIQPDEGTIFVDGAACRIESPAHALQMGFVMISQELTLAPTLTVAENIFLGRLPRTRFGLIDWPRLEQAATEALDRLDVHVSPRAIVSDLSVELRQEIEIARALSSNARLLILDEATSSLSEAATERLLALVRQERDAGMAILMITHRMPEIYAVASIATVLRDGQLVATVPLAETQETDLVRLMVGREITDFYGKREIPAGETVIKIRDLHTPQGLLKPTTLDVKRGEIVGIAGLVGSGKSEFGMVLGGAIEGAGTVRVGGKPVPLGDPRKAIAAGIGYVPDDRKASALLLVRSVLENFSIAWMDRLCSGGILNTRRERGEVLDAISSYRVATSSYATSIATLSGGNQQKVILGRTFVRAPDVLVLSEPTRGIDVGAKSEIYRMLQDAAEAGAAVIVISSELPELLGICDRIAVFFEGGLQAEFDRSEATEQAIAHVAVAGAKKHEQTNHLSGARQ, via the coding sequence GAGCAGCGGAAGACCGGGATATCATCGTCCGCCTGGAGGGGGTATCCAAGAGCTTTCCGGGGGTAAGGGCGCTCAGCGATGTAAGCCTCACCGTGCGGGCCGGCGAAGTGCACGCGCTGACCGGCGAGAACGGTTCGGGCAAGTCGACGCTCTCCAAACTGATCGCCGGCCTGATCCAGCCTGACGAAGGCACAATTTTCGTCGACGGCGCGGCCTGTCGCATCGAGAGCCCCGCTCATGCGCTGCAAATGGGCTTCGTGATGATCAGCCAGGAACTGACCCTTGCGCCGACATTGACGGTGGCGGAGAATATCTTTCTCGGTCGTCTGCCGCGCACCCGGTTCGGCCTGATCGACTGGCCGCGGCTGGAACAGGCGGCCACCGAGGCCCTCGACCGGCTCGATGTCCATGTCTCGCCGCGAGCCATCGTCTCCGATCTCAGCGTCGAACTGCGCCAGGAGATCGAGATTGCCCGGGCGCTGTCATCCAATGCCCGGCTGCTGATCCTCGATGAAGCCACCAGCTCCCTGTCCGAGGCGGCGACCGAACGCCTGCTCGCTCTGGTGCGGCAGGAGCGCGATGCGGGCATGGCCATTTTGATGATCACCCACCGCATGCCCGAGATTTATGCCGTCGCCTCCATCGCCACGGTGCTGCGTGACGGTCAACTGGTGGCAACCGTGCCGCTTGCGGAAACGCAGGAAACCGACCTCGTGCGGCTGATGGTCGGCCGCGAGATCACCGATTTCTACGGCAAGCGCGAGATCCCGGCCGGCGAAACCGTGATCAAAATCCGCGACCTCCACACCCCGCAGGGCCTGCTGAAGCCGACCACACTCGATGTGAAACGCGGCGAAATTGTCGGTATTGCCGGCCTCGTCGGCTCAGGAAAGTCCGAATTCGGCATGGTGCTCGGCGGCGCGATCGAGGGTGCGGGAACGGTCAGGGTCGGCGGCAAGCCCGTGCCGCTCGGTGATCCCCGCAAGGCCATCGCCGCCGGCATCGGCTATGTGCCCGACGATCGCAAGGCTTCGGCCCTGCTGCTGGTGCGCAGTGTGCTCGAGAACTTCTCGATTGCCTGGATGGACCGGCTGTGTTCGGGCGGCATTCTCAACACGAGGCGCGAGCGCGGCGAGGTGCTGGACGCCATCAGCAGTTATCGCGTCGCCACTTCATCATATGCGACGTCGATCGCCACCCTTTCGGGCGGCAACCAGCAAAAGGTCATCCTCGGCCGCACCTTCGTCCGCGCACCGGACGTGCTGGTGCTGAGCGAGCCGACACGCGGGATCGACGTTGGCGCCAAAAGCGAAATCTATCGCATGTTGCAGGATGCAGCCGAAGCCGGCGCCGCGGTCATCGTCATTTCCTCGGAACTGCCGGAACTGCTTGGCATCTGCGACCGTATCGCCGTGTTCTTCGAGGGCGGCCTGCAGGCCGAGTTCGACCGCAGCGAAGCAACAGAGCAGGCCATCGCCCATGTCGCGGTGGCCGGCGCCAAGAAGCATGAACAAACGAACCACCTATCCGGAGCACGTCAATGA
- a CDS encoding ABC transporter permease, translating to MTATPLEKSTAAARYTPAPSFLARIFQNRYAGALISLVIVGLFLTLTQPVFLTWPNLMNIVKSNSVVFVLALGATYVVISGGVDLSVASASAASAMIFGLTLLTGVSAPIAIVAALLFGAFLGAINGFAISYLKISFFVVTLGTLSMFQSFSLIINDGTSVSVFATAGFKPLNTFVNGSIGPFPIILVFDLALLLIAGGILRYTAFGRALYAIGSNQEAARLNGINVRRVVLAVFIIAGLMAALGSIVQVGRLTSASADVDPTLLMTVLAAVLIGGTAFTGGEGGVFGTMIGVLFLGVIQNGLTLSGVSSFWQGMVSGGILILAVWLGGLRQILRRRRQSAVE from the coding sequence ATGACCGCCACCCCCCTAGAAAAGTCGACGGCGGCCGCGCGCTACACGCCGGCGCCTTCCTTCCTGGCCCGTATCTTTCAGAACCGCTACGCCGGCGCGCTGATCAGCCTTGTGATCGTCGGCCTGTTTCTGACCCTGACCCAGCCGGTATTCCTCACCTGGCCGAACCTGATGAACATCGTCAAATCCAACAGCGTGGTCTTCGTGCTGGCGCTGGGGGCGACCTATGTGGTGATTTCAGGCGGCGTCGATCTGTCGGTGGCAAGCGCTTCGGCGGCCTCGGCAATGATCTTCGGGCTGACACTGCTCACCGGCGTATCCGCCCCGATCGCGATTGTCGCAGCACTCCTGTTCGGGGCATTTCTGGGGGCGATCAACGGCTTCGCAATCTCCTATCTGAAGATATCATTCTTCGTGGTGACGCTGGGCACCCTGTCGATGTTCCAGAGCTTTTCGCTGATCATCAATGACGGCACCAGCGTCAGCGTGTTCGCGACCGCCGGTTTCAAGCCGCTCAACACATTCGTCAACGGCAGCATCGGCCCGTTTCCGATCATCCTCGTCTTCGACCTTGCCCTGCTGCTGATCGCCGGCGGGATCCTGCGCTATACCGCCTTCGGCCGCGCGCTCTATGCCATCGGCTCCAACCAGGAAGCCGCCCGCCTCAACGGCATCAACGTCCGGCGCGTCGTGCTCGCGGTGTTCATCATCGCCGGCCTGATGGCGGCGCTCGGCAGCATCGTCCAGGTCGGGCGGCTGACCTCGGCTTCGGCCGATGTCGACCCCACGCTGCTGATGACCGTGCTTGCCGCGGTCCTGATCGGCGGCACCGCCTTTACAGGCGGCGAGGGCGGAGTGTTCGGAACGATGATCGGCGTGCTGTTTCTCGGCGTCATTCAGAACGGCCTGACGCTGAGCGGCGTCTCCTCGTTCTGGCAGGGCATGGTCAGCGGCGGCATCCTGATCCTGGCGGTCTGGCTCGGAGGACTGCGCCAGATCCTGCGTCGTCGGCGTCAATCCGCCGTGGAATGA